A window from Synergistaceae bacterium encodes these proteins:
- a CDS encoding TAXI family TRAP transporter solute-binding subunit gives MKKVVIVTIVAILAALSLTAVASAATYMSVATGGTTGTYYAVGGALASAVTKEGKIQCTAETGNASVANVNLIATKGIEIAFVQNDITYWAVNGQLMFEGKPIKNIRAVASLYPEHIQVVTAKESGINKISDLKGKRVGVGAPGSGVEGDVQAIFKVAGLTYGDLKKADFLDFAATASRFKDNQIDAGFVVAGYPTAAIMDLTTTKDVNLLSFDAAFLKKLHKAYPFFVASKIPAKTYRGIDKDTMTPAVMAILITNDSVPEEDIYNFLTAMFKNLDDIAAVHAKGKEITLKGALNGLTAPLHPGAVKFYKEKGLIK, from the coding sequence ATGAAGAAAGTCGTCATCGTAACTATTGTAGCTATTCTCGCAGCACTCTCATTAACTGCCGTTGCATCAGCAGCAACGTATATGTCGGTTGCAACCGGCGGCACCACCGGTACCTACTATGCGGTAGGCGGAGCGCTTGCAAGCGCAGTTACCAAGGAAGGCAAGATCCAGTGCACAGCAGAGACAGGAAATGCATCTGTCGCAAATGTTAACCTTATTGCAACAAAAGGGATCGAAATTGCATTTGTACAGAATGATATCACTTACTGGGCAGTGAACGGACAACTTATGTTCGAGGGTAAGCCGATTAAGAACATCCGCGCCGTAGCTTCCCTCTATCCGGAGCATATCCAGGTTGTAACCGCTAAGGAGTCGGGCATTAATAAGATCAGTGACCTTAAGGGCAAGCGTGTCGGTGTCGGGGCGCCTGGTTCGGGTGTTGAAGGCGATGTTCAGGCAATTTTCAAGGTTGCCGGACTTACCTATGGAGATCTCAAGAAGGCTGACTTCCTTGATTTTGCAGCGACGGCAAGCCGCTTCAAGGACAACCAGATAGACGCCGGTTTTGTCGTTGCCGGTTATCCGACGGCAGCAATTATGGACCTTACAACAACGAAAGATGTCAATCTCCTCAGTTTTGACGCAGCATTCCTGAAGAAGCTCCATAAGGCATATCCGTTCTTTGTAGCCAGCAAGATCCCCGCAAAAACCTACAGGGGTATTGACAAGGATACAATGACACCGGCGGTCATGGCTATCCTTATCACCAACGACTCTGTTCCGGAAGAAGACATCTATAACTTCCTGACAGCAATGTTCAAGAATCTTGATGACATTGCGGCAGTTCATGCAAAGGGAAAA